From Nerophis ophidion isolate RoL-2023_Sa linkage group LG15, RoL_Noph_v1.0, whole genome shotgun sequence, one genomic window encodes:
- the LOC133569128 gene encoding phospholipid phosphatase-related protein type 4-like, with amino-acid sequence MSARERAFSTKDSVSLLPCFYFVELPILVSSMVSLYFLEWTDLFRPVKSGFHCHDRSLSLPYVDPSHEVIPLLMLLSLAFAGPAITIMIGEAILFCCLSRRKSCAGAEANINAAGCNFNSFIRRAIRFVGVHAFGLCATALVTDILQLMTGYPTPYFLTVCKPNYTTLSMSCEHNPYVMEDICSGADSAAINRGRKSFPSQHATLASFAAVYVSMYFNSTLTDSSKLLKPLLVFSFIICAIICGLTRIIQYKNHAIDVYLGFLIGGAIALYLGLYAVGNFLPSEEPSTITPSLPHCPSCSLPHISQEAVLHHLQMKASISGEPRISTSQSEGLLHRGLPQQNTDESLKCSSRDADGIPPHSPRSKDTTVTFSHTLPRVHTPQAIAAYEEAARRHAATLNHASMDSSRSKQLLSQWKNKNSHKPTLQVPDCFPPSGDLSSVQSAQHPHYHGSMEVRSSSEPSAVSLDTGFDAHAYMSKLTTGASTTLPSNCSGITGGARMLMQPRPGSSQLVHIPEESHENYHHTSPRAAGGGGEGVALVDGTVQANWQRVAEKTTQPRIIQVIAMSKQQGLLQTHSRSLDESSMVGSSQGLAHYRASVDKEPSSTTGPSSLGSTTGSISGSTGAIVRIEAHPENNKLVIPAPVIQAPSTDGSGSWRWRSLDHGNGAAGGPGSLRQSFDLNDLSRDSESSDSIREGSIDRKRANNAAVTVQSGQACVAEQKHHNLSTIRVTPGDGCGPGSGGDAASEILSAASSRESTLRRKGHNVILIPERGNSPDITRNVFYKGTSTPSKE; translated from the exons GAGGTCATCCCTCTGCTCATGCTGCTCAGCCTGGCCTTTGCGGGGCCCGCCATCACG aTCATGATCGGGGAGGCCatcttgttttgttgtctttctcGACGCAAGAGCTGTGCTGGGGCGGAGGCCAACATCAACGCGGCCGGCTGCAACTTCAACTCCTTCATACGGAGGGCGATACGTTTTGTTG GCGTCCACGCGTTCGGCCTCTGCGCCACGGCGCTGGTGACGGACATCCTCCAGCTGATGACGGGCTACCCCACCCCGTACTTCCTCACCGTGTGCAAGCCCAACTACACCACGCTCAGCATGAGTTGCGAGCACAACCCCTACGTCATGGAGGACATCTGCTCGGGCGCCGACTCGGCCGCCATCAATCGGGGAAG GAAATCCTTCCCGTCTCAACACGCAACTCTGGCATCCTTTGCTGCTGTCTATGTATCG ATGTACTTCAACAGCACTCTGACCGACTCGTCCAAGCTGCTCAAGCCCCTGCTGGTCTTCTCCTTCATCATCTGTGCCATCATCTGCGGCCTGACCCGTATCATCCAGTACAAGAACCACGCCATCGACGTCTACCTGGGCTTTCTGATTGGCGGCGCCATCGCTCTCTACCTC GGTTTGTATGCAGTTGGAAATTTCCTCCCGAGTGAGGAGCCCAGCACCATTACCCCCTCCCTGCCCCACTGCCCCTCCTGTTCCCTACCCCACATCAGCCAGGAGGCGGTCCTTCATCACCTTCAAATGAAAGCCAGCATTTCCGGGGAGCCAAGAATCAGTACCTCCCAATCCGAAGGCCTTCTCCATCGCGGTCTTCCTCAGCAGAACACTGACGAGAGCCTGAAGTGTTCCAGCAGAGACGCCGATGGGATCCCACCCCACAGCCCGCGCAGCAAAGATACCACGGTGACCTTTAGCCACACGCTTCCTCGCGTCCACACCCCGCAGGCTATAGCAGCGTACGAGGAAGCAGCACGACGTCACGCCGCCACCCTCAACCATGCCTCCATGGATTCTAGTCGTTCCAAGCAGCTTTTGTCACAGTGGAAAAATAAAAACAGCCACAAACCCACCCTGCAGGTGCCGGACTGTTTCCCGCCTTCCGGAGACCTGTCGTCCGTTCAGTCCGCTCAGCATCCCCATTACCACGGCAGCATGGAGGTCCGATCCAGCTCGGAACCGTCAGCGGTGAGCCTGGATACCGGCTTTGACGCGCATGCTTACATGTCCAAACTGACCACAGGCGCGAGTACCACGCTGCCCAGCAACTGCAGCGGCATTACTGGAGGAGCCAGAATGTTGATGCAGCCCCGACCTGGGTCTTCGCAACTGGTCCACATACCCGAGGAATCACATGAAAATTACCATCATACCTCCCCTAGGGCAGCAGGAGGAGGGGGTGAGGGTGTTGCTTTAGTTGATGGCACAGTTCAGGCTAACTGGCAAAGGGTAGCTGAGAAAACAACCCAACCTCGAATTATTCAAGTCATCGCTATGTCCAAGCAGCAAGGTCTCCTTCAGACTCATTCCAGAAGCCTGGATGAGAGCAGCATGGTCGGAAGTTCCCAGGGCTTGGCTCACTACCGGGCTTCTGTTGACAAGGAGCCGAGTAGCACCACAGGACCCAGCTCCCTGGGAAGCACCACAGGCAGCATTTCAGGGAGTACCGGAGCAATCGTCAGGATAGAAGCCCATCCTGAAAACAACAAATTGGTCATCCCAGCCCCTGTCATCCAAGCCCCGTCCACCGACGGAAGTGGCTCGTGGAGGTGGCGGTCTCTGGATCACGGCAATGGCGCCGCCGGAGGGCCTGGAAGTCTGAGGCAATCCTTTGACCTCAATGATCTCAGCAGAGACTCAGAAAGCTCCGACTCGATACGAGAAGGCTCTATTGACAGGAAGCGTGCTAACAACGCCGCGGTTACTGTTCAGTCCGGCCAAGCTTGTGTTGCCGAGCAGAAGCACCACAATCTCTCCACTATCAGGGTGACTCCAGGAGATGGTTGTGGGCCCGGATCCGGAGGAGATGCAGCTTCAGAAATACTTTCAGCCGCCTCTAGTCGCGAGTCCACGCTACGACGAAAAGGCCACAATGTCATCTTGATTCCAGAGAGAGGAAACAGCCCGGATATCACTCGGAATGTTTTCTACAAGGGAACGTCGACACCTAGTAAGGAATAA